A stretch of the Harpia harpyja isolate bHarHar1 chromosome 5, bHarHar1 primary haplotype, whole genome shotgun sequence genome encodes the following:
- the SLC7A13 gene encoding solute carrier family 7 member 13, whose protein sequence is MGKGKSDDPKDVKRKEKAKMQLKRNIGYFDGVSFIIGSIVGAGIFVSPTGVLKHSLLNIGVALIIWTASGLVSLMGSLCYAELGTSLPFSGGEYSHIKRGLGSLPAFVFIWTSTFTKPASNAARALLFAEYATQPFYGICTAPEVLKKCLALAVLWSLGILNGRSVKMAAWVQTVFTLLKMMALSVIAIGGIVLLVGKRKESLARFEDAFSSEIPNVSQVAEAFFQGLYAYGGWWSLNYMAEEMKNPSRNIPLTVMTAVPAVIVFYLLVNISYLTVLTPKEIVSSVAVAVTWADRVIPSVAWIIPLSVAVSIFGALNSSMFTLGRLSYAGSQSGHLPVLISMLNVHSCTPAPAMIFSTTIASIFIIPSDLITLTNYFGFSAWLMIGLTCASLIVLRYREPHLHRPYKVFLPVPFVMVAVSFFLVLAPIVWSPNLQYVYAFLFMLGSLIVYLPFIHFKLHFAFLDKITCHLQLLLEVCPADGSAEGKCE, encoded by the exons atggggaaaggaaaaagcgATGATCCcaaagatgtaaaaagaaaagaaaaggccaAGATGCAACTCAAAAGAAATATAGGTTATTTTGATGGGGTAAGTTTTATTATAGGATCAATTGTTGGGGCAGGGATCTTTGTGTCTCCCACAGGGGTGTTAAAGCATTCCTTACTCAACATCGGCGTCGCACTAATTATCTGGACTGCGTCTGGGCTGGTTTCTCTGATGGGTTCCCTATGCTATGCGGAGCTGGGAACCtctctgcccttctctggaggaGAATACAGCCATATTAAAAGAGGCCTTGGATCCCTACCTGCCTTCGTGTTTATCTGGACGTCAACGTTTACCAAGCCAGCATCAAATGCTGCTCGAGCCTTGCTGTTTGCCGAATACGCCACCCAGCCCTTCTACGGCATTTGCACTGCACCAGAAGTGCTGAAGAAATGCTTGGCCTTGGCCGTTCTCTGGTCCCTGGGGATTTTGAATGGCCGCAGCGTCAAAATGGCTGCGTGGGTGCAGACAGTTTTCACTCTGCTGAAGATGATGGCCTTGTCTGTAATCGCCATTGGTGGCATAGTTCTCCTTGTTGGCAAGAGAAAGGAGAGTCTGGCGAGGTTTGAGGATGCGTTCAGCTCAGAGATTCCCAACGTGTCACAGGTTGCTGAAGCCTTCTTCCAAGGACTGTACGCGTACGGTGGCTGGTGGTCCCTCAATTATATGGCAG aagagatGAAAAACCCTAGCAGAAATATCCCCTTAACTGTGATGACTGCTGTTCCTGCAgtaattgttttttatttactgGTGAACATCTCGTATCTGACTGTCCTCACACCTAAGGAAATTGTCTCTTCAG TTGCTGTGGCAGTCACTTGGGCTGATCGAGTGATCCCCTCTGTTGCCTGGATCATTCCTCTCTCTGTTGCTGTCTCAATATTTGGTGCCCTCAACAGCAGCATGTTCACACTAGGTCGATTAAGCTATGCTGGAAGTCAGTCAGGACATTTACCTGTTTTAATATCCATGCTTAACGTCCACTCCTGTACTCCAGCACCAGCCATGATTTTTTCAACCACCATTGCATCCATTTTTATCATCCCCTCTGACCTTATTACGTTAACAAATTACTTTGGATTTTCTGCCTGGCTTATGATTGGATTGACTTGTGCAAGCCTGATTGTACTTCGATACCGGGAACCTCATCTACATCGACCATACAAA gtGTTTCTACCAGTTCCATTTGTGATGGTGGCAGTGTCTTTCTTCTTAGTTTTAGCTCCCATAGTATGGTCTCCAAACTTGCAATATGTTTATGCTTTCCTGTTTATGCTGGGAAGTCTTATTGTTTATCTGccttttatacattttaaattgcattttgcatttcttgataAAATTACTTGCCACTTACAGCTCCTGCTGGAAGTCTGTCCTGCTGATGGATCTGCTGAGGGCAAATGTGAATAA